The genome window ACGACGAGAGATTGTCCGGCTTCGAGCATCTGTAAAACAAGATATAAGCTTCTTTCCAGATTTGAAGCGTCAACAACGGTGATAGTCAGCTTGGGTTTTGCCGTCATAAGGAATTCAGAGGCTACCTGTTCATCGATGGAAGCGGCTCCCAGACTGTAAATGCCAGGCAGGTCGACGAGTGTGAAATCCATCCCATCGTAGCTAAAGAACCCTTCCTTGCGTTCTACAGTGACTCCTGGCCAATTCCCTACATGCTGCTTTGATCCAGTTATTAAGTTAAAAAGACTTGTTTTCCCCGTATTGGGATTCCCCGCAAGTGCAAGCGTCGTGCTTCCCATCGTCTAATGGCACCCCCAGCAAGATCCACAATTTCCGCCACATTCACCGCAACCGGCTTTTTTCACTAAAATTGTTTCAGCTTCGTAAACACGCAGACTCAGCTCATAGCCCCGAAATGAAATGGATATAGGATCATTCAGAGGCGCTTTTCTTCGAATCATCAAGGGGGTTCCCGGAACTAACCCCATTTCGAGCACCTTCCGTTTCAGTTCGGCACTTCCTTCCACCTTAGAAACAACAGCAAGACTGCCAGCTGGCAATTCACTTAAGGGAAGTATTTCTGGTTTACTCAAATTCCCCACCTCTTTGTTTGATTAATAAAACTTAAAAAAGGAGCAAAAAAAAGGAGCATTGCTCCTAGCTTAGAAATAAATACCTAATGTCTGTTGCCCTTTACTTACACTTCTCTGACGAAAATGCGGTTTCCAACACCTTGTCCAAGGGCGAGACGAGTTTCTCCCACCTTCAATAAGAAGGGACCGCCTCCCGTACGGAGAACCGTAAATGTAGCGCCAGGCAGTAATCCCAATTCGGCCATTCTTTTTCTGAAAGACATTCCACCTGCCATGTTTTCAATACGCACCACCGCGCCTTCATGAACGAAATTAAGTGGCATCATCTCATTCATCCTCCTTCTTGCGTCGTACCCACACTGTAGCAGCTTCGCTGCGACGTAGAGCAATATTCATGCCTCGCGTTTCAAACTCTATAGGGTCTCCCAGGGGAGAAGACTTTACCATTTCTATTTCTGATCCAGGAACCAGCCCCATTTCAAGCAATCGCTTGCGGAGAGATCCTTCAGATGTAACTCTGTTGATAATACCCTTCATGCCGGGCTTGAGCGTGACAAGGGGACACGGAAGACGGGAAGGGTCATCCATTTCACTTTGCAGCTCTTTGAGCCATGTAGCACCTTCACGCTGCGCCCGGCAGAAGAAATCTGTTAAGGCCAGCAATCGGCCGTCGGTTTCGTCGTCCATTTCATGTTCCATAATGCATGCCAGATCCCATGCTTTATCTTTTCCAAAACCGAGCAGCTCGGTAAATAGAAAATAGAGATGGGTATGACGCCTATACACGCTTAAAGCACGCTCTCTTCCTGTTTCAGTAAGAGCTACGGCGCCATAAGGCTCATGGTCGAGCATGTCTGCTTCGACAAGCTTTTTCACAGCAGAAACAACAGTGCCTTTCGTTACCTTCAATCGTTCGGCAAGCTCTGTCACTGTGGCTTCATGCCCATGAATTTCAAGAGAAAAAATTACTTCAAGATAATCTTCTATTCGAGCGGAGACTATTTTGATCGCCCTCCCTGTTATTTCTAAAAAAGTTTATTCCATCAAACATTATTTGTCAAGGGAATCTTATTACTTTAGTAGTGTATCAGAAAAAGCGTCCTTTTTAGAAAATATCAACATAAAATTGTGATATTGACAATAATGTTGAATTCGGATACAGTGTCTTGTGAACGTGATAGATATAACTATCTGTCGAACCAATCGAAAGGGAGTGAACGTAGTGGTTAAGGTATTACTCGTATTAATCGCACTTGTGAATGGTCTTTATGCTTTTCGATTTGCTTCAGACTTTTTGAAGCATAGAAAAGAAGCATGGGCAGAGCCTGGAAACAATCTCTTTCTAGCTGTCTGGGGGGCAGTGGTGTTCTTTCTTTCTACTTTTGGCATTTCCGATTTTGCTCTTTCGACAATTTTGTATCGTGCAAAAAAATTCGTTAGTGATACGAAGTTGCCGGGAACCCTTAATACTCAGTGCGCTATACCTGTAGCTGTTATGGCTCTTGCATATATTTCGACAATTCGCGTTGACACAATAACTCTCGTATCGTGTATTGTCGCTCAAATGATTGGCGCCTATGTGGGGCCACGATTTGTTGTCAAACTTCCCGCTGGCACAATCAGAAAGTTTATGGGAGCTGGTCTTGTTGTAGCAGCTATGTTTATTCTTGCCGGTAAATTTAATCTTGTTCCTTCTGGTGGCGATGCCGTTGGACTTACTGGTTCCAAGTTGATAATCGCCGTTGTCCTTCTCTTCATTTATGGGGCTTTAAATAATGTAGGTATTGGTTCCTATGCTCCTACGATGGCTACTATTTACGCACTTGGAGTCAATCCTGCAGTAGCTTTCCCCATTATGATGGGAGCATGCACATTCTCAGTTCCTATGGGTGCTATGGAGTTTGTTCGCCTTGGACAGTACGGACGTAAAATTACGTTTTTCTCCAGCGTTTTCGGAATCATAGGAGTCTTGGCAGCAGTCTTTATTGTAAAAAGTCTCAATCTTTCCATGATCCAGTGGGTTGTTGCAGCAGTAGTTCTTTATTCTGGCGGAAGTATGTTGTACGAAGAATTATTTAAAGTTAAGAAACTGTGTGAAAGCGAAGCATAGGGGAGGGGTTTCGTATGTTATTGATTTCTCACGAGGATATTTTAAAAGTATTTACAATGCGTGATGCCATCGAGGCAGATAAACAGGCTTTCGTAACTCACTATAAAGGCATGAGTGATGTGCCTCTGCGAACAAATTTTTCGTTGAAAGATGGTCAGAGTCTTTTCATGTCTGCTTATGCTAAGGATATTAATGCCTGTGGGGTTAAGATTGTCTCTGTCTATCCTGAAAATAGTAAAAAAGGTTTACCGGCAGTTCCTGCAACTATGGTATTGCTTGATGGAGAGACAGGTCTTGTTTCAGCTATTATTGAAGGAACCACTCTTACCCAGATGAGAACAGGCGCTATTGCCGGTGCTGCTACAGAACTCCTTTCGAGAGAAGATTCTACTGTAGGTGCCTTGTTTGGAACAGGCGGACAGGCTGCTTCTCAATTGGAAGCTCTGTTAACAGTTCGTCCTTTAAAAGAAGTGAGGGTATTCGATATTGATATAGACCGCTCGCAGGCTTTTGTTGATGCTCAGAAGGCTTTATCCGAAAGATTCAATGCGAAGATCAGAGTTGCTAAATCTCCCGACGAAGCTGTTGAAGATGCTGATGTTATTACTGCTGTTACAACATCTAGGCACCCTGTTTTTGACGGTAAAAAGATAAAAGAAGGTGCCCATGTCAACGGTGTAGGTGCATATACGCCAGAAATGCAAGAACTCGATTCTGCTCTTATCGAGAGAGCCGATAAAATTTTTGTTGATAATAAAGAGGCTGTTTTGGCAGAAGCTGGAGATTTTATCATCCCAACGAGGGAAGGTAAATTTTCAGAAGACAGAATTCACGGAGAACTTGGTGCCCTTATAGAAAATGACGTGAAAGGGCGAGAAAGCAATAGCGAAATCACGCTCTTTAAAACTGTTGGTTTTGCAACACTTGATGTTGTAGCTGCCTATACAATTTATCAAAGGGCAAAAGAAGCCGGAGTTGGTCAAGAAATACGTTTGTAAAAAAGAAGCAGACTATGATAAGAAACGTATCGTGATAAAATGAAAGAGCGGAGAAATCCGCTCTTTTTTTGTTTAGTAGAGAGGATCGGTGTGTAATGAATAAAAAATGTCATCCCCTTTTAGTTCCATTCATTCCGCTAGTAAAAATGTTAGAACAGACTTTAGGTTCTGACTATGAAGTGGTTCTCCATGATGTATCAGAGGGTGAACACAAAATAATTGCCATAGCCCACGGGGAACTGACAGGACGAACAGCGGATTCTCCTCTTACTGACTTTGGTGAGTATCTGCTTGAAAGCAGCGACTATAATAACGTTGATTTTATTTCGAATTACCCCTCTCATGCCCCTGATGGACGTGCTATGCGTTCGAGTGTAAGTATTATTCGGGATGATAATACTAAAATAATAGGCTTTTTATGCATAAACTACGATATGACGCGGGCAAGAATGCTCAAAAGCCTTTTTGAAGAACTCACGTGTACAACAGCCTTGTCGTCGCCGAGCATTCAGTCTGAAACCTTTGTGCCTTCTTCTGAGTCTCTGCTTAAAGAAATGTTAGAAGAAACTCGGGCTCAACGTGGAGGAAGACCGTTACGATATACGACGAAGCAGGAAAAACTTGAAATTTTACAGTCTCTCGAAGAAAAGGGATTCTTTAGTCTTAAGGGCGCTGTGGAAACGCTCTGCAAAGAACTTGGGAAGAGCCGTTTTACCGTTTATGGTTATCTACGGGAGATTCGCAATAACAAATAAAAGCGGAACATTTCACCTCGTTTCGCTCTCAATACATTTACACTACAATTGGCTTTTTAAAGACTAAGGAGGAAGTTTCTTGAAAGGGCGAACATTACAAGAAGTATGGGAGCAGTGCCAAAATACATGTCCTTCCTGTGCTCATCTCTATAAACATATAGAAAATCAATATCATAGAGTTTTAGAGAATCTATTTGAACCCTTTGCTCTTTATCAGATTGTTTATGACGATGAGGGGATTCCTATAGATGCTAAATTCTTGCATGTTAATCCAGTATATGAAGAGTATTTTCGTTTCCCGAGAGAATATCTTATTGGCAAAACGTTTAAAGAGATATGGAGCGCCTCTGGAGATTGGCTAAAAAACATTCTTGATGCAGCTGTATCGAAGGAAACATGTTGCTGTGAGGGATTCAGCGAGGAGTGCTCCAGCCATATGAGGGGTATTGCCTTTCCCGTTTTGCCCGATAAGGTGGCCGTTCTTTTTTGGGATCTCTCTGATCTAAAAAAGTCGGAAAAAGCTCTTGCTTTTAGTAAAGATCGACTTCATCAATATCGTGAAGAACTAAGACAGCTTGTAATACAGCTTTCTCTTTCAGAGGCGTTAACCAGAAGAAAAATAGCTTCTGAAATTCACGATAAAATGGGCTATTCCTTTGTAAATCTCATTCAGCATTTTGAGAAGATGAAGCCGTTGCTTTCTTCAAAAGAAGCAGAAGATGAGTTGAATGCAGCTACTGTCCTTGTTGAAAATGTTCTTCACGAAATGAGAAATCTTACCTTCCAGATAAGCTCGCCAGTACTTTATGAAGTAGGATTAGGAGCAGCTTTGAAAGCATTAGGAGAGTCTATTTTTGAAAATCACAATATCCACTTTTCCTACGATGGAAAGCTTTCTGATCAGGGTATCGATGATAATGTATGTGTTCTTCTTTACCAGATGGTTAAAGAACTTTTCGTCAATGTTATAAAGCATGCAAAGGCTCAGAATGTAAGTGTATTACTTCGTAGAGGACGCGAAATGGTGCGTGTGATCGTAGAAGATGACGGCATTGGGTTTTCTCACCCATTTAGCAAGCACAGAAACGACCCCCATCATTTTGGCCTTTTCAGCATACGAGAGAGGTTGAAATATATTGGTGGGAGTATAGAAATTTATTCGGAGCCAGATAAAGGGAGCACCATATATATGACGGCTCCCATTTCTCTTCCAGAAAATACACAGTCGATATGGGACGTATAAAATGATAAATATTTTTCTTGTCGATGATCATAAAATTTTTCTTGATGGCCTCCAGGTTCTTATTTCCAATGAACCGGATATGCACGTTTTAGGAGTGGCCTATTCAGGGCCGCAAGCTCTTGAAATGTTAAAAAATATGGAGGCGCCGGATGTTATTGTTCTCGATATTGCCATGCCTGGTATGAAAGGTGTGGATTTAGCTCGAATTATTCTAAAAGAACGTCCGGCTACAAAAGTAATGGCTCTTTCAATGTATGCCAATAATTACATTATTTCTGAAATGATTAGTGTAGGGGTAAAGGGATATGTTTTAAAAGATTGCACTTCAAAAGATCTTCTTTTGGCTATTCGTGCAATTTCTTCTGGTGGAATGTTTTTCTGCGAGGAAGTCAGTAAGATAATTTCTAAGGATTACACACAGATCATGCAGCAGGGGCCTACTTCTTCAGAAGTAACTTTGACAGAGAGAGAGTTAGATGTTTTAAAGTTGCTTGTTGATGGAAAGAGTGTGAACGAAATCAGTCAAATTTTACACATAAGTAAAAATACAGTTAACTCTCATCGTACCAATATTATGGTGAAGTTGAATTGTGAAACGATAGTTGATCTCATTCGATACTCGATACGCAAGGGGTTTTTCGAATTCGACAAGTAAAAGCTATCCGATTTTTCATCTAGCATTTTCTGCTACTCCATAAATCGCATTTTTTGCTATCTATAAAACGTTGTTACTGCGATGTTAATACGATAACAAACCTCCTATTCTTATAAGCAAGTTTTGGAAACAGAATAGGAGGGACGTACTCTAATGCTGGAATTAGTCAGTAATATCTATGAAGTACGCAGTATTGCTTTTGGAGATAGTACCTTTTATAAAGAAGGGGTATTGTCAATTAACCGTGCAGAAGTCGAAGCTCTCATTCGAGAAGACGAAAATGTGGGAGAAATTACTCTTTCTTTGACCAAACCCGGAGATTCTGCACGAATAGTTCATGTTTGGGACGTTATTGAACCTAGAACAAAAGTAGATGGCCCGGGTGCGATATTCCCTGGTTGGCTCGATGCCCCCATTAGTTATGCCGAAGGAACAATGAACAGGATGCCTGGCGCTGCAGTCGTTACATGTACAGAGTATTCCCCTGATAGTGATGCTTATACAGTCCAATGTGAAAGTATCATCGATATGAGTGGTCCTGCCGCAGAAATTTGCCCATATTCTCAGACTAATAATTTAGTTATGGAAATATTACCTCGCGATAAGATGTCAATCCCTGAGCACAACAAAATGGTTACCAAGGCAGGTTTAAAGATTGCCAAATATCTTGCAGATGTCACAATTGGCCAGGTTCCTTCAAAAACCGAAACGTATGCCCTCGGTAAAAAAAATCCTAACCTACCTAATGTGGCTCTGTTACTTGTCGTTTCAGGTTCGACTGCTGCCCTTGATACGTATATCAACGGATTCAGCTGTGTTGGAATAATGCCCACCCTTATTCATCCCAATGAAATTTTGCAGGGGTCTCTTGTTGCAAGTACTGCCCTTGTCGCTTCAATTAAAAACTTTACATACGATTATCAGAATAATGCTCTTATTAATGAACTCTTCAAAGATAACGGAGTTAAACACAACTTCGTAGGTGTTGTTGTTGAGCGAGGCTATGCCTATGAATACGACGATAAAGTTCGCTTAAGTTCCCATGCAGCAAACCTTATACGCCACCTTGAAGCCGATGGAGTCATTATTACCAGTGAAGGTGGTGGCAATATATTGTTGGAAACCATGCTTGCATGTCGTGAGTGTGAGGAGAGAGGCATTAAAACAGCTATTGTTATGTCAGAGTTCTGTGGCCATCAAGGAACTGGTTCTCCCTTCGTAGACTCGGTTCCCGAAGCTGATTTGATCGTAAGCACGGGAAACACGGAAGAGCTTATGGAATTCCCCGAAATGGAAGTTGCATATGGCGGAAAAACATGGATAGCTACTGATGTCCCCAGTAATAAAGCAATTAAACGTAGTATTTACGACACTGTAGCAAGCGCTAACTCCATGTTGGGACATGCCAAACTCAAGGCCTACGACTATTAGTTTAAAAACAAATATTAACAATAAGGAGCTGTAAAATATGGCTGATCAGATAAAAGTTGTTTTCTATATGAACCAGTTTTTTGCTGGAATTGGCGGAGAAGAGAAGGCTGACCAGATTCCTATCGAACTTGAAGAATTGAAAGGACCTGCGTTAGCTTTATCGCAAGTTATAAAAGAGAGTAATGCTGAGGTAGTCAAGACAGTCGTATGCGGAGATAGCTTTTTTGGTGAGAATGAGGAGCAGGCAAAAAAAGAGCTTCTTGGCATGATAAAAGCGGCTTCTCCTGATATTTTCTTGGCTAGCCCTGCCTTTGGTTCTGGCAGGAATGGTGTTGCTACTGCGTCAATTTGTAGTGCTGTCACCCAAGAATTGGGAATTCCTGCCGTAACGGCTATGTATCCCGATAACCCTGGTTCGGAGCTTGTATATCCTGCCTATGCTTTGCCCACATCGAATAGAGCAGAAAAGATGATTAACGTTTTGGAGGATATGTGGAATTTCGCCTTAAAGGTGAAAGACGGTGAAGTGAGAGGGAGCGCTGCACGTGAAAATTACATTCCCCGTGGCGTAAGAAAAAATGAAGTTGATGAGTCTACTGCCGCAGAGAGGGTTCTTCCCCTTTTGCTTTCTAAGATTAAAGGAGAAGCTTATGTAACTGAGGTTGCTCTTCCCAAACATGACGCAGTTGAAGCTCCTAAGCCAGTGACCAACATGAAGAAAGCAACTTTGGCTCTGGTAACAGAAGGAAGTCTGGTTCCTTTCGGTAACCCTGATAAACTTGAATCCTGGTGGGGAGAACACTGGTACAAATATTCCATTGAAGGCTTGGATGATTTCGAGAAAGGAAAATACGAGACTATACATGCCGGTTTTGAAAATGCCAATATTGACGATGATCCAGACAGATTACTTCCCCTTGACGTGGCCCGTATAGCAGAGAAGGAAGGCCGCATTGGCAAACTATTTGACATTTATCTCACTACAACAGGTATGGAAACGGCTACGAGTTCCGCTAAAAGAATGGGCCGCGAGATGGCAGAATTTTTGAGATCTGAAGGTGTAGATGCAGCTATTGTAACTGGAACCTGAGGAACTGGTACGCGTTGTGGATCAACGCTTGCAAAAGAAATTGAGCGCGTAGGAATTCCTACAGTTATGATAACAGCCATGCCTGGGATCGCAGAAAGAATAGGCTGTCATAGAGTTGTAAAGGGTGTTGCCATAAATAACCCGACAGGAGATGCACGTCTTGCACGCGAAGAAGAACTTGTACAGAGAAAGAAGATTTTAGACGCATCTTTAGAGCTACTCGAAAAATAGGAGGCTTCAAAATGTCGACGGTATGTGGAATACCAAGCAGTATCTTTTGGATAATGCTTTTAGGAGGGCCTGGCGCGATTCTTTTCTCTTTAGTACTTATTAACTCTACATGGTGGAAAAAGCTTGTAAATAAGTATTATACGATTGACATGAAAGATTAACTTTCTGAAGGAGGTGACAAGAAATGGCAATTCAATGGCCTATTGTAGCTGCTGTTGCTTGCTTCCTTATGTTACTCGCAGGAGTAGGTGTTTTTGTAAAAAAGAAAGTAACGACAGATGAAGACTATCTTGTCGGAGGAAGAAGCGTAGGTCCTGTATTTACAGCAGTCTCTTTTTGTGTTGCCTACTATAGCACCGTTGCCGTTATTGGATGCCCTGCAATGTACTATCTTTACGGAATGGGGTACGCCTCGCTTGAACTTTTAGCAAATACATGGATTGTTGGAATCTTGTTATTTGTTGTTTTAGGACTCCGGATGAGAGTTGTTTCAGAAAGGGCCAACGTAGTGTCTCTCCCTGGGTTTCTGGCTGTTCGTTTTGAATCTGAGACATTACGTTTAGTGAGTGCGTGTATTATCGCCATTTTTGTAATTCCATATGGAGTAGCTGTTTTGAAAGGTATAGGAGATGCTCTAAAAATTCTTGCGGGTATTCCTTATCTTTTGACAGTTGTAGTTATATGTATAACGGCTTTGATTTATATGGTGACAAGTGGATATTGGGGGGTTGTTTGGACAGACCTCATCCAAGGAAGCGTTATAATGGCTGCTTTGCTTTGCACAATTCCACTTGTTTTTAAAAGCTTAGGTGGAGTTGGTCAGGCTTTAGAAGTAGCCAAAACGATTGATCCTGACTTATTGGGTATACCCGGACCTTTGCCGTGGGGACTTCTTTTCAGTTACTCTTTTGTATGGGGGCTTGTTGCTTTTGGGCAACCCCAATTAGTAACGAAATTTATTGCCCTGAAAGATGCAAAATCTGTAGGTATGACGATTTTTATTAGTACTGTATGGATGTCGCTCTTTTTGATTGCAGCTACGGTAATAGGGTTTGGAGGCCGTTTAATATTTGGAGATCAATTTATTAATAATCCTGACTTGGTCAGCCCTTCCGTTGCTAAGTTGGGGCCCAAATTTATCGTAATGCTCTTCAGTTGTGGAGTTGTAGCAGCAGGGCTAACGTCGTTAGCAGCTCTTGTTTTGACTTCTGCTACGGCAATTTCCAGAGATTTTTATGAAGATGGTTGGCTTCGCAGACAAAAGAATGCATCTTCTCGTAAGATTAATTCGGTAAAAGTGCACAGACTTTCTGTAGGAGCGATTATTATTATCACTCTTCTTTTATCCATCCGTCCATGGTCTTTTGTCTGGCAGCTATCTGTAGCTGGAGCAGGGAGTATGGCCGCTGCCTTCACAGCTCCGTTGCTTATAGGAATATATTGGAAAAGGGCAACAAAAGAAGGGTGCCTAGCTTCAATCCTTGGCGGAACAATAGTTACAACTCTTTGGTATCTTTTGAAACTCGAGTATTTCCATCCATATATACCAGGAATGATTGTTTCTATAGTTCTTTTCATCGTAGTTTCTCTTATGACAACACCGCCATCAGAGGCAACGATAAAGAAGATGTTCCCTTTTAAGGCTTAACGTTTAACGATGATGAAAAAAGAGAGACGTATCTGTTTTTAATACGTCTCTCTTTACCTTTCTTAGCTATTCAGCTATCTTGCTCAGTGCTTTTGTTGTGTTTCTTTTATCGACCTTGAATTTTGCCATAGTGGCCTTCAAACGCTCAGCCCCTTCTGAAAGGCCTTGAGATTCTGTAGCTACTTGTTCTCCAGCCTTGGCAGTCTCTTCAGATGACTGGCGAATCGCTTCTACCGACTGCACAATCTGAACAGTGGATTGCGTAACCTGGTCAATCCCCGCAGCCATTTCTTCAGAGGATGCCGCCTGTTCCTGGGCTGTTGCCGCAATGCTTTGCATAATATCGTTAACCTGAGCGATTTCCCTCATGGCTTCCTGAAGCTGGGCTTTTGCCTTTTCAGATCGTGTAATGGTCTGTTCCACAACGCCATCGACTTTTCCCATGGAAGTGAGAGCATTCTTTGTTTGAGATTGCAAGTTGCTGATAAGTGTTTCAACTTCTCCCGCCGCTTTACTGGATTCTTCAGCCAGTTTTCGAACCTCTTCAGCGACCACGGCAAATCCGCGACCGGCATCTCCAGCTCTGGCTGCTTCAATGGCAGCATTGAGGGCAAGCAGGTTCGTCTGATCAGCGATTGTTTGGATAGTAGTGACAAATCGAGTAATTGTTTCAACCGCTTCTGAGACGGCGTTCATACTTGCAGCGGTTTCCTTTGATTGAAGTCCGATATTGCGTATCTCTTCAACGGCTATATTGACTTCCTGCGTTGCTTGTTCACTTCTCTGTGTTGTCCGAGCAGTGGCTTCGGCACCTTCTGTCGCAGATTTAGCCGCACTGGAAGCGCTGGAGCTGACTTCCTCAACACCTGCATTTGTTTCTTCTACAGCTGCACTGGTTGTCTCTGATAGGGTAGCAACCTGATCGACAGAAGCCTTGACTTCTTCCATGGACGCCACAGACTCTTCTGAAAGAGCGGCAAGAGCTTCTGCGCTTGATCCAAAGTTTTCCGCTTCTTCTTGAAGATTCTCAACCATGGCCGTTAAATTGCTTTGAAGGCTTGCCATGGAGTGGAGCATTTCGGCGATCTCGTCTTTGGATTTCGTCATGTAGCGTTCCAGCCATATAAGGGATGTGTCTTTCGTAAAGTCAAGGTTACCGAACTGTTGTAGCATTTTAGATACGCCGTTGATTGGCCTGACGATGGAACGGGTAATCCATAGAATGATAACGGCCAATAAGAGCATTCCGATTGCAGCTGCAATAATCATATTGCGAACCATAACGATAGCTGCTTTTTGTACGTGAGACATGGGAACGAGAATATTGAGGCTCCAAGCTGTAGTGGAAGCACCAAACTTGATGGGAGAGTAAATCTTATAGGCTTCTTCTCCAAGTGCCGCGGAGTGCCCAACTGTCGCCATGAATTGTCCCTTTTTTATACTCTCTGCTATAGATCCCATATTTTCAAGGTCATTACGCATTGCCATATTTTTA of Aminobacterium sp. MB27-C1 contains these proteins:
- a CDS encoding FeoA family protein; the protein is MSKPEILPLSELPAGSLAVVSKVEGSAELKRKVLEMGLVPGTPLMIRRKAPLNDPISISFRGYELSLRVYEAETILVKKAGCGECGGNCGSCWGCH
- a CDS encoding FeoA family protein, which produces MMPLNFVHEGAVVRIENMAGGMSFRKRMAELGLLPGATFTVLRTGGGPFLLKVGETRLALGQGVGNRIFVREV
- a CDS encoding DtxR family transcriptional regulator, producing the protein MTGRAIKIVSARIEDYLEVIFSLEIHGHEATVTELAERLKVTKGTVVSAVKKLVEADMLDHEPYGAVALTETGRERALSVYRRHTHLYFLFTELLGFGKDKAWDLACIMEHEMDDETDGRLLALTDFFCRAQREGATWLKELQSEMDDPSRLPCPLVTLKPGMKGIINRVTSEGSLRKRLLEMGLVPGSEIEMVKSSPLGDPIEFETRGMNIALRRSEAATVWVRRKKEDE
- a CDS encoding sulfite exporter TauE/SafE family protein — protein: MVKVLLVLIALVNGLYAFRFASDFLKHRKEAWAEPGNNLFLAVWGAVVFFLSTFGISDFALSTILYRAKKFVSDTKLPGTLNTQCAIPVAVMALAYISTIRVDTITLVSCIVAQMIGAYVGPRFVVKLPAGTIRKFMGAGLVVAAMFILAGKFNLVPSGGDAVGLTGSKLIIAVVLLFIYGALNNVGIGSYAPTMATIYALGVNPAVAFPIMMGACTFSVPMGAMEFVRLGQYGRKITFFSSVFGIIGVLAAVFIVKSLNLSMIQWVVAAVVLYSGGSMLYEELFKVKKLCESEA
- a CDS encoding ornithine cyclodeaminase family protein — protein: MLLISHEDILKVFTMRDAIEADKQAFVTHYKGMSDVPLRTNFSLKDGQSLFMSAYAKDINACGVKIVSVYPENSKKGLPAVPATMVLLDGETGLVSAIIEGTTLTQMRTGAIAGAATELLSREDSTVGALFGTGGQAASQLEALLTVRPLKEVRVFDIDIDRSQAFVDAQKALSERFNAKIRVAKSPDEAVEDADVITAVTTSRHPVFDGKKIKEGAHVNGVGAYTPEMQELDSALIERADKIFVDNKEAVLAEAGDFIIPTREGKFSEDRIHGELGALIENDVKGRESNSEITLFKTVGFATLDVVAAYTIYQRAKEAGVGQEIRL
- a CDS encoding transcriptional regulator, whose amino-acid sequence is MNKKCHPLLVPFIPLVKMLEQTLGSDYEVVLHDVSEGEHKIIAIAHGELTGRTADSPLTDFGEYLLESSDYNNVDFISNYPSHAPDGRAMRSSVSIIRDDNTKIIGFLCINYDMTRARMLKSLFEELTCTTALSSPSIQSETFVPSSESLLKEMLEETRAQRGGRPLRYTTKQEKLEILQSLEEKGFFSLKGAVETLCKELGKSRFTVYGYLREIRNNK
- a CDS encoding ATP-binding protein, yielding MKGRTLQEVWEQCQNTCPSCAHLYKHIENQYHRVLENLFEPFALYQIVYDDEGIPIDAKFLHVNPVYEEYFRFPREYLIGKTFKEIWSASGDWLKNILDAAVSKETCCCEGFSEECSSHMRGIAFPVLPDKVAVLFWDLSDLKKSEKALAFSKDRLHQYREELRQLVIQLSLSEALTRRKIASEIHDKMGYSFVNLIQHFEKMKPLLSSKEAEDELNAATVLVENVLHEMRNLTFQISSPVLYEVGLGAALKALGESIFENHNIHFSYDGKLSDQGIDDNVCVLLYQMVKELFVNVIKHAKAQNVSVLLRRGREMVRVIVEDDGIGFSHPFSKHRNDPHHFGLFSIRERLKYIGGSIEIYSEPDKGSTIYMTAPISLPENTQSIWDV
- a CDS encoding response regulator transcription factor, whose translation is MINIFLVDDHKIFLDGLQVLISNEPDMHVLGVAYSGPQALEMLKNMEAPDVIVLDIAMPGMKGVDLARIILKERPATKVMALSMYANNYIISEMISVGVKGYVLKDCTSKDLLLAIRAISSGGMFFCEEVSKIISKDYTQIMQQGPTSSEVTLTERELDVLKLLVDGKSVNEISQILHISKNTVNSHRTNIMVKLNCETIVDLIRYSIRKGFFEFDK
- a CDS encoding glycine/sarcosine/betaine reductase component B subunit, whose product is MLELVSNIYEVRSIAFGDSTFYKEGVLSINRAEVEALIREDENVGEITLSLTKPGDSARIVHVWDVIEPRTKVDGPGAIFPGWLDAPISYAEGTMNRMPGAAVVTCTEYSPDSDAYTVQCESIIDMSGPAAEICPYSQTNNLVMEILPRDKMSIPEHNKMVTKAGLKIAKYLADVTIGQVPSKTETYALGKKNPNLPNVALLLVVSGSTAALDTYINGFSCVGIMPTLIHPNEILQGSLVASTALVASIKNFTYDYQNNALINELFKDNGVKHNFVGVVVERGYAYEYDDKVRLSSHAANLIRHLEADGVIITSEGGGNILLETMLACRECEERGIKTAIVMSEFCGHQGTGSPFVDSVPEADLIVSTGNTEELMEFPEMEVAYGGKTWIATDVPSNKAIKRSIYDTVASANSMLGHAKLKAYDY
- a CDS encoding glycine/betaine/sarcosine/D-proline family reductase selenoprotein B; its protein translation is MADQIKVVFYMNQFFAGIGGEEKADQIPIELEELKGPALALSQVIKESNAEVVKTVVCGDSFFGENEEQAKKELLGMIKAASPDIFLASPAFGSGRNGVATASICSAVTQELGIPAVTAMYPDNPGSELVYPAYALPTSNRAEKMINVLEDMWNFALKVKDGEVRGSAARENYIPRGVRKNEVDESTAAERVLPLLLSKIKGEAYVTEVALPKHDAVEAPKPVTNMKKATLALVTEGSLVPFGNPDKLESWWGEHWYKYSIEGLDDFEKGKYETIHAGFENANIDDDPDRLLPLDVARIAEKEGRIGKLFDIYLTTTGMETATSSAKRMGREMAEFLRSEGVDAAIVTGT